tttattatttatttatctttctatctttctatctatccatccatccatcgatttatttttattaatatatttacttatttattagTTTATTTAGGTACTAAAGATCAGCAAAAAAGATGTCTTTTATCAATGCCCTgagaaaaaaacaattacaaCAATGAACATCATTGATATATGGGGGTTTCCAATACAAGGTATAACAATCTACCAAATTGAGATCATTtgttaattataaattttaaaaatgtcaagtttGTAAGGTTATGGCCATCCATTAGAGATTGATGTTCATTTGGAGCGATTATTCACTTTTATCCAAAACCTCCATGAAGTTTGATTTCCCATGCAAATCGACCTTCCATAGTCTATATATTTGCTGAAGTCaaagtttttctctttttttgtattagATTATACCTCTTTTTAAGTCGCACAGATTTCTGTGTGTGGTCCCAAAAGATTTGACTTGCGCAAAGTTCTCTTAATAAACTATTCAATAGTTCAGATACAGGTTATATTTCATTACAGGTTTAGTTATTGAACAGGTGAACAAGAAATTAGATCAGTGGCAACCCCGGGGCATTTTGATAAAAGTAAGGGGGAGACAATCCAAAGGCactatatttttctaaattagAATATATATCGTAAAGTTAAACGCCCAGATCCCCACCCCTTCTTTCTTCCCTGTTCCTcccctttttctccttttcctctctattttttgttcaagattATAGAGGAGAAGACTGCTGTTACAATGTGGACACCATTCTCATACacaaacttttgaaataaaccCTATACCATCCCTTTATCTCTCTTTTACAAGTACGATGATACACCAACCTGGTGGAATGTACTTTAacggatggtgatgatgatgatgatctcaGAATACCCATGTTACTCATGTCTTTCCTACTTGAAAACAGGTGGGCAAAAGTGAAAAATCTAAACCATTAGTAGCATGAAAATTGGGGGAATGTAGCATTTGCGACAATTTTCCTTctacatatttttatattattaccaTATAATGACATATGATAGACAACATATTGATGAAATGCATATTAAAAACTTGTACAAAAATGCCTCTTTCAGACAGACGTCTATGAGATTCTTGCAACTGAATAATAAATACAGTGAGCATAAAGACTTAAAACAATTCATGATATACCTTCTCAAAATTCAGGCAATTTGTATTTACCACCCGGCCTGCATGAAGTTTCAGAAAATAGGTGTTCTCTTAACGCAGAACGTAAATGAGCTGTGATTTCGGCACCATGTGGTCATACAAAGGCATGTATCTCCTTTGATAAAGTATAATGTATCATTTATACAGTGcatctgagaaaaaaaacatcaaaccgAGACTTGTCAATGCTTTATCATAACTTAACTCTTTAAATGCCGTTGGCAGCTATGCGTGCCCTTAGCCCTCTAATGCCATTGGCACGTATGCGTGCCcagataactttatttttttaaaccaattttacagccagaaaatcaacaccatattctctgttttttatgttgttatactggccaggaattcacaattcattttatcatataaaaaatagtggtttacatagacattttttgagtaaaattgtatttttgcatcattattttcaagagttgatttcggatattgctgcgatctgaatcaagatttcccctattgacacgtgtgatataacggttgtgtgtagcaatacacgtacttctatgggcagagcaaaggcgaatgtgcgaagacattcagctcggaattgaccaatgaccgagcggtacgatgttcctcacccaacactactcgcccattcgctattgttacatgaatattcatgagctatcgatcaGGTCttttgcatgtgtgtgtgtgtgtgtatttgagttttgtcagacgtgtatcaatcagatatgattatttacgtctgggaccgacctttaacgtcaccatccgaaagacgtgaccagggctcgaacctctgcatcaatttgtaacttccccacttagcttggattacaggcgcacgccacaacgcccagttgtgcAGGCCTatatggtagtattcttgtgtcaaggcttttttctgcctgcaaatgtgcacggtttggggattttttttttttgggggggggggcgggggaaaggtcttatacattgtttttagcattgtcacaaaattgttctcgttataaatatattaGTAAAGAAgcctgtcatttccaactctcgtctgcgcactgcaatcatcacactcattatttatttattcatttattattgttattaatattatcattattagtattagttGAGAACACCAATGATTGATGCAATTTAATGTGTATAATTCTACATGTTTGTTACgtaacatttatatttatattttatttctgattgtaagcgctgtgatactttttgtgtataaataaccattattattattattattattataattattattatcattattgttattgttattgttattataattattattatcattattcttctctttcaccttctttttagtataaaagggatggtcccggctgaaagtatttatagttttatatacaaagcagaattcactgagcaaaataccgaaattttcatcaaaatcggataacaaataacaaagttattgaatttcaaagtttagtaatattttgtgaaaacagtcataaatattataattatatattatgtcataaaatgattgtaatcatatcaatttcatttccgctgcagccaaactctctcttcataaacttaagatcaggtaaataatggttcatattcgtttgtgtttttatagcccataccattataaaaaagaattattgataatgttacgcttattaatatcatattcaaacttctcacaaaaatattaattgttcaattttctcctcgaataaaataggacgaagaaaaaagagagtgataattaaccctttgcgtgcgggcccgcgaatcccgatacctctccctgcggcggagccgttttggtacattgctggtatttggatctgtggcggtgttttccgaatcaattgctaattgcgccaaactaaagtattttcaggatttttagtaaatgtaaatatgaaagagcagacatttttttctttctagaaacaAAGGTAttgcttctcaaatcaacagaatagttaagaaatttacgaggaaaaagtcgtgttattttgtaaaatcttcgcTTTTCCCCAAGTCATGATGACCGTTTTGATAGATTTAATTGTGACATACTTAATTTTTGAGAATAGGACCTCCCGCCTTCGGCACATATACGTTGGAATTATGGAATTCATAAATGGCTCATTATAACCATATTCACTTTATACTCCCTTTATGCCAGCAAAAAGATGATGGGTAAATTCCCCTACACGCTGAGCTCTTATGTCAAATGTGATATCATTAtactactaaatgaaaaaaatgaatcaagcaaatttgataacaaCACCAAATAATGTACCAAgtttggtggaaaaaataagcATAAAATTTGCATCGGTTACGGAAGAaacctaaatattattttgatcatcaacaaaatatatgatgtCAATGTGGCAAGGGCgaaataaaaagtatgatgtgtgtaacgaagaaaaaaagagaaaatgggagtgagcgaatcaagcgagtaaacgcacttttcatgatcttttatttacataattctgtgaatgtcatgcattttccgtaatgcttttttttattcttcctcatttgttttattagcgagaaataatttatatcaatcaatgcATAATTTCTTCCGATGTTccgctttcttttgtttctccctttttgccAGCAAAACGATGATGGGTAAATTCCCCTACACGCTGAGCTCATATGTCAAATCTGATATCATAtactactaaatgaaaaaaaaaaaatggatcaagaaaatttgataacaacaccaaattacgtaccaattttggtggaaaaaataagcatcaaaTTTGCATCAGTTACGGAAAGAaacctaaatattattttgatattcaacaaaatatatgatgtCAATGTGGCAAGGGCgaaataaaaagtatgatgtgtgtaaggaagaaaaacaagagaaaatgggagtgagcgaatcaagcgagtaaacgcacttttcatgatcttttcacttttcataaTTCTGTGAATGTCAATTCTGTGAATTCTGTGAATGTCATGCATTTTCCGTaatgctttttttattcttcctcatttgttttattagcgagaaataatttatatcaatcaatgcATAATTTCTTCCGATGTTccgctttcttttgtttctccctttttgccAGCAAAAAGATAATGGGTATATTCCCCTACACGCTGAGCTCATATGGCAAATCTGGAAGCATAAACTGGATTACtactaaatggaaaaaaaatatatatcaagcaaatttaataattgGAAATGTAAATTGTACTAACATATCGAGTATGTTGATTGTGCATAAGTCCTACTGCATGAATATTGACAATGCACGGTATAAAGAAATTTAGTGGTGTCACTTATATATCATTTGAACAGCAAATAATGTccatttaatttattatttcaggGAAGGGGAAGTAAAAATAATCCTTACTagattgatattttaatgacggggtaattataaatatcacaaataaagaggtgtagaaaatataatttctgatATTGTCGAAAGCAATATCTTACTTTTCTGATAGATGATCAATTACAAacatattatttgaataaacaatcgTAAGGTTCAACAATTTATAAAGATCTAAATTTCTACAAATTGTTAGTAATTTCTACCTTCACACCCCATTGCTTCGTTATTTATGTTCCctcttttatctttcaatttcctgtatttttgatttgtcaagGATTATATAGCCTATACATTTCTTCAatcttaaatcttatctttatcctttatttctaaatttgcaaaataGGCTTCAGCTACAAgttaattaaattattttaaactatttgtttttctttatgctTTTGATAAGTGGAAGTAACAATGCCAGTGTTTGTGCTGGTGGTCGTGGTGGTGGAGGTGTGCTGTTTCCCCGTGATTTCATTCTCGACATTATCCATGCCATctttaccatcatcactatcatcatcatcatcatcatttagattacaggaaatttgacgCATATTGTCGATGCTAAATGTCTTAAAGTCGAAACAGTGTTGGGGAAAGAGACAGAGGAATCTTAATCTTGATCTCAACGGAGAGAAAAGCTATTGTGCGTatcggaacctttgaaagtattcaattgtcaaatcaaaagacgcgcgCGTGGCacgatttctatgaacatcctgtgctaaattgctctcctcgataataggtcaggagggagTGCGGATTAGAcattcctcatgaaagagagtctggggatctattgttcatgacttggtggaatgaacaataaaaatgcaGTCGCTATCAGACAGGTGGCTACTTTGCTCGCTTGCGGAATGAATGAAGcctaaagtttgaaaataatcaattattcaaagacataatatgcaatggggccctttttttgtctaaaatttccattatattttcatattcatattgcaTTATATTATCCACACGAAAAAGAATATCCGGCATGTATTGTCCATTCCTTGGCATGTACGAGATGCATAGTTGGCCCAGATTACAGTCTGTAAATTGTCAGAATACCAGTATTATAATGACTGTAATCACAAAATTCTAATTGCgtaattattcattatgtttatcttaattttggttACCCTGGaagccgcggggggggggggtctcttaCTTCAAAACGGCTcaacattaacattttttgacagtttAAAAATGAGTGTTCACAAATATCAACgttcataatattttaataCTTTGCCAAAaacgcccatattattttgtgggattttacaCCCCAAACCTGTTagtattgaatctgtccgatccctctttatctatatttcaatatatcatctttagttttctatattttgtctccttctgactggcaataactttgttacagTCGAAAGCCCGTATAGTATGTACGACGAATCGACCCTGACAAAATATGGCCAAACTTTTCACTGATTCATGCTTTAGAACGATAGTTGAGTGGGTCGCAAATGTTTGTTGCCGACACTGGATAGAAATCGCCTACATTATCCAAAACAGTATATAGTTGAGTGCATCGCACACCACAACTCATATCCAGGTTACGATTTTTCTAAAACATGTTTTGCATTACGACAATATTGACAAGaattgaaatgacataaaatttacactgcgctaataattttgtttccccAATAGCGGTAGTTTCGGAATACCGCGCATTCTGAAAAATTACAGGGTCTtgttttgaagactacacgaatgtaagggtacggttggctgcactgtgaagatacatggctccaatatattattgtgtgtgtttgcgtggggatcgcagctgtgctgtgattggtcacttgatcgacgacaatgcccttttttggaaagGTCGGTTTCAATTTCGTGTGTATAAACCCTCTCACatttcagaggaaataacttgaatagcaaaatagtatttcattaaaaagagcattatttttcatatttatgtttgttcaatttcatcaatagatacgtcatttgaaagggtaaacattgaactttcattttatcctcTTAATTTGTTGGTATCTCTATAATTACTgaggttatttactctttgaaatgttcatgaaatcataattttctatgttttacttattgaaaaaaaacgatgtaaaatatttcatcttttctcaatttttccgattgcaaatatgaaaggtcataacatgatcataaagttcatgaaccatgcatcatttcatatgtagaaggtttcattatacaacgtacgggtaaagagatatgaccgttttaaaatcggTCTCTGCTtacgtttcggtcaatttaggattccctcgaatatccctggcaCTAGAGGGGTATTGGGCATGGCATAGTAAGAGTTAATCTCAAATGTCACATGAGTGAATAAATACTCTGTAGAAGGGACCATTTGGCGAACAGTATCTAAACTCCAGCAAGAAAATCTGCATTTTTATATAAACGGAACTTGATTATTCCTTGATAATTTTCCTTGATTTGGCTTTTAATTTGAAGAgcagatatgatttttttttctttttgaatgtCAGATACCGTCTGCTGATTGCCTTTTTTGGTActctttcttcaaattattttcctCACTTATGCACGAATGAAACTCTTTTAagctacatgtaaatgagaTGAAGGAGGAGACACCAAGCTTTACAATAATGTGTTTTCTTATTGTGTTAATAAGTTATGATAACTTATTGACAATACTGGGTGTTTTCCGGGACACACTGAATGATATATGGTATTTTAATTTATGTTCCTCTTCAGGGGAGCAAGTCTGAAGTGCCTTTTGTCACCACACCCTTGCTTCAAAATCGGGCTGTGTCACGGCGATTCTGACGTCCTGACTAACAGCCGTCATAGGAACTTGACTACAAATGGCACATCTCAATCCTTCATCCATCATGTCCAAGTCAAAATTTCATATCAAACGTGTTTACAGAAACGTTTGATTGTCACCGCAGTTTTGTGTATAATACTTATTATTTTGATTGCAGGGTATTGAACTGTTTCCGGTTTCGTGTAAAACAGTTTTGGTTACCTCCAGGGTGTCCAGTTGCTAAGATCTCCCGACCCTGCAAAACCATTGACGTAGATACCCTTTCGACAACTGCGGTAAAACTTTCCTCTTGACATCACTCTTCTCTTCGGCGGTGACAGGTGAATCAACTGTGGCACCATACCGCATAAAGAATCTAGGCTGAACCCTGGCCCAGAAACTTGAACAGACCCCAGTGTCCGCCAGTGGTGGTATCTGTTGTATTCAAGATCTGATGAGCTGAGTTTGAGGAGATATCTTGCCAATTCTGCAGGAGATTCGAAGTCGGCTATGTGGATGAACGAATCTGGAGGCGCAACTTTAGTGTAGGCGTATTTCTTTCCCCCGTAAACCACGGGTACGGCCCCTGATGACAGGGCGCGTTGCCAGAAATTCAGCGTCAAAAATTCGTCGCAGGCTGCTTCCTCCAAAGCGAGGTAAAATTTATAGCCTTTCAATTCTTCTTCGCAGTGTGTCGAATTACACGTCCTATTCCCACATTTACCATATATATCAACAGAGATGTGTTTGCTGAGCCCACGAACGTACTCTATGCGTGGCCAGAAAGTCCTGTCACAGTTGTCTTCAACCCAAGCAACGAGACCTTTCTTACCGTATGCCCAGTTCCTTGCGGTTTCTGCACCAACCCCTTGACGGTACCGACCATAAGGTATTGGCACATCCGATTGGGAGTGATAGGTCATACTGTAGTGGTACTCGAAATTCGCCAGAGATGGGTCATAATGGTTCATCATCGGGGAGTTATCAAGGGAGAATAGATAGACCTTGAGGAGATTATCAGGAGTAAGACGTTTCACTTCGTCCATAACCAACCGCGTCTTTTTGCGCATGTTTTTCATGCCTGGGCCTACAAGCACAGCGCTGCTTCCTGCGATTGTCTTCGGCAACGTAGAGGCACGCAGGATGATATCGCATACACTCTCGGGACACTTCAGGAGGTAATATCCCATGAGATATTTCCTGAAGGATTTGTATAACTCCTGCCATTCGCTGTCTTTGGGCAAGGCGTTCGCGCCTGGGGCGAATATCGTCACACGGTTGAAGCAACCCATGGTCTCCCAAGACGCTTTGGTGATCTTGAAAACATTCTTGGAAATGTTTGCAGGGAGCGTGTAAGGGACTGGGTTTAGGACCGGTACACCGGACCCCGATGGTAGCGGAATGTATGGCTTTGCTGTAGGCTCCCTTGATGACTGTTTCATCGCCGTCCCGTTGTTTCTTATCATTGCTTGGCCATGTTCTTGAACAAACTTTCTGTCTGGGGCAGGAGCCTTATCTTGATGAGAATATGTCTTGTTTTCACTGGTCAAACCTAAATGCATTATTGTATTCTTATTTGCGTTTGGCTCTGCTACAACTTGGTCACCCACAAGTTTGCTCTCTGACCTTATTTCCCTCTGACCTTCTGCAACGTCCACAGTCTCTTTCTGCTGCATGCTTTGAGTGTCACTCTTAGCCTGAGACATCGGTGCCCTAGCTTGGGCAGCGACTCCCCTTTCCACGATAACATTAAAAACTGTCCTGTCAACATCAACCGGGCCACCACCTGTTTGTCCCGACAACAGATGATGAAAGGCGTCAGGCACCAGCTTTGGGTCTGGCAAAACTTTGACTTGTTCTTTGTGGATTCCCGCTCCATTTTTCGACATCCGGCAGTCTGCTGCTGTCTTCTCCTTGATCTTGCTGAGAATCTGTGGGTTGCTGATCCAGCATCCGTTGTGAAGGGCCAGAAATGCCTGTGTTAGGAGCCACATGGATGAACAGAAGAGGAAGAGCGTGACGCCATAGCGAGACGTTGTCTTGTTAGCCACCCTCAGGAGAACGACCTGCATGACGAAACAAGAGGCATAACAAAAAAACGAAATTAACATGATAAAAgaaacttaaataaattaacaacGATGGATCCTCAACATAAATAAGGACAAAATTGTTCTATGTCGGAGAAAGGGAAAGAcagaatgaatatgattgtgtCTGGAAATTGACTCCCCGTTAACGGACCTCAACTTAGGTAGATGTTAGACTGAATATGATTTCATCCcaaaatgtaaacaataacCAAAACACTATTAAGTTACAAGTGTGACCAAAGCTACAAGATGTGAATTTACAGAGAGTGGTACTGGACTTAGCTATTAATTCAAGACGATCCTTTGGTGTGGATGGGAATGGTTCACTCTTAATGATTTAGAAAATCGTGCAGAAAACGCGCCGTTGTTCTCGTCATCGTCTCAACAGAGTGAGTTGTGAAAACTTCAAAGTGTTTTTGCATGACAATAATTGGATAATAAAGGTTGAGGCTATTTCAGGATACAGGTTGCAACCAATATGTATTTGTAACTGATAGCAAATATTAATATGGCACATTTGCTATAATGTATTTCAATAACGAATCAAAATATTCTATGTTGAAATATGTTGCACGAATTGCTTACAAATTTGCCCTTATCATTGCAGAACTTATGATTAATTTCAGGAcctaaatttgaaattcaatttggTTGCAATTTGTTGAAACGCGCCCATGATATGCATACTCAGGTATATACATCATAAGCTACTGATTAAATACAACATTTGGTGATATTAAAAAAGGGATATTTCATAACGAGTGTCTAAGTGATACGAATGTGAGATGAGTGGCGATTAAAGGGTTGCTCAATGATCAACAATTGGAAACAAAAGTAATTGTGGAAAGTATGCCTATTATAATCTTGTTTtgaagatctacatgtactttcaacaaaattaataatgtaTCTTATGGAACGTATTTTAAGTTTAGAAAGTGTCACGGTAACCCTTTTCCTTTTATAAATCTAGATGGTAAATAAGCTAAAATCCATACAGGTAGTACCGACATACTGTTTGTGGGTTGGAGTATTAATACTCAGTATCCAGCAGCTGACGTGTACAGTACTTGCAAAAAACCTTGCAAGTCAAGTACCATGTAGACCTATTTAAATATTGACTTCTGCATTCCTTCTACCACGCTGTCCCCGGaacccccttcccctcttcctccccGCTATACAATCTGCAACAAGGTATTAGAGATGGCTGGAACTGTGGAACAAC
This region of Lytechinus pictus isolate F3 Inbred chromosome 16, Lp3.0, whole genome shotgun sequence genomic DNA includes:
- the LOC129279357 gene encoding uncharacterized protein LOC129279357, coding for MTSCGKGFESRSSETSSSGDINSQADMREVIKVVLLRVANKTTSRYGVTLFLFCSSMWLLTQAFLALHNGCWISNPQILSKIKEKTAADCRMSKNGAGIHKEQVKVLPDPKLVPDAFHHLLSGQTGGGPVDVDRTVFNVIVERGVAAQARAPMSQAKSDTQSMQQKETVDVAEGQREIRSESKLVGDQVVAEPNANKNTIMHLGLTSENKTYSHQDKAPAPDRKFVQEHGQAMIRNNGTAMKQSSREPTAKPYIPLPSGSGVPVLNPVPYTLPANISKNVFKITKASWETMGCFNRVTIFAPGANALPKDSEWQELYKSFRKYLMGYYLLKCPESVCDIILRASTLPKTIAGSSAVLVGPGMKNMRKKTRLVMDEVKRLTPDNLLKVYLFSLDNSPMMNHYDPSLANFEYHYSMTYHSQSDVPIPYGRYRQGVGAETARNWAYGKKGLVAWVEDNCDRTFWPRIEYVRGLSKHISVDIYGKCGNRTCNSTHCEEELKGYKFYLALEEAACDEFLTLNFWQRALSSGAVPVVYGGKKYAYTKVAPPDSFIHIADFESPAELARYLLKLSSSDLEYNRYHHWRTLGSVQVSGPGFSLDSLCGMVPQLIHLSPPKRRVMSRGKFYRSCRKGIYVNGFAGSGDLSNWTPWR